From Platichthys flesus chromosome 7, fPlaFle2.1, whole genome shotgun sequence:
GATAACAGACTGACTCTGTGGTGATGTCCTGTAGTTGTTTCTGGTTAACAGTTGGTGTTGAAGTCCTCTTGTAAGGATCCAATAactatttgtattattataactattctAACTTCATCTTTATATGGTGATGTTCTTGTATATAATTTCCAAATACAACAATATGTCAGCAATGAGGGATGAGATTTTATcagattttttgtgtgtgtgtgctcaattGTTGTTTGTCTTCCTTTTTAGTGATGGGATCACAGGCTCCAGTCTTGGTGCCAGGATGCTGCAGGGCGGAGTGAAAAAGGGACTCCTACTGCGCAACATGCAAGTAGAGTGAGACCCTCACCGTAGATCCTCAACATCCTGACAAAGGAACACCCCGGACAAAAAGGACAAAGCCCAGCACGCAACACTTCACCATGATCATCATATATAAACCTATAAACCTCTTCATTTTGGTTTGACTCTACAGTTACCTCAACAATGGTAATACATATGAACTGAACTGATCCTGTAGCAGTGGATGTCAGGATATTGCACAGaatgcacctttttttttttttttgctttcttccTGTATGATGCAGTTTTGCGTTCTCACTTGCTTCAGAGCTTGTGTCTGATAATCAAGCCTTACATAGTTGGGAAACATTTGCTGTGGGAACGTGAAAGATCACTGAAGATCTTTATTTGGCAGCAAATTAAATTTTTCTAATATTACTGTCTATGCaccatagattttttttttttttatttaatgtaatatgCCTTACCATTCAGTGAATGACTGATCTGGGCATAAAGTGTACATACATTTTAGAATGAGCACTTTTATACCACGGTGGGAGCTGTGAGACTTTGGCCTTGTGAAATGACCAGGGTCGCACTAACACTAGTGTGTGGGTGAAAAGTGTGTCAGTTTGTTATATCACTTGTATGAATTCACAATGTAATACATACTTTTCTCTGCagaaatttattttttgatgtgtgtatttgttcgAACTTGTTTCATTAAGCGTCTGTAAAATAATCAAGAATAACACATTTGCATCGTTATCGCTCATAATGGGTGATGTCTTCTGTGGTGGAGCCAGTAAACGGATGTGTCATTTCCACATTTTAACTTCAAAtttccaaaatgtgtttttgcaagatttgaaaaagaaagaagaggaataTGATGTAACtcgtggtgtttgtgtttctgatgcaACATCTTTAGCTGCAGAAGTTGAAGTTGCagagcactttttttttttaactaatgtTTATGATTCTCACGTTTAGACTCACTTGCGCTTGTTAAGTTTCCATAGCAACAAGCCTAAACACAGATGAGCTTTAGCTTGTTAGCCACCGCGCAGCTAGCTCGAGCACACGTACACCAGCTTCTTGTCGTCACCACTCACTGTTGGTTGTTAAATTCAGATTCGATGGTTgtagttttattgtgaagtcaCTAAACTGCGCTAAGTTGTAGTTGCTACTTGCCGCGGTCACATAGAGTACTGCTAGCCTAGTTGACACAGAGAGTTACGTTCATTATTAGTTGGCTAACGAAAATACGGGTGATCTGAAGATTTGTATTTGGTGAAAATAAGCCAAGTTGACCAGCATGTCTGACGTGGACGAAGATACAGTCATGTCGGAGGTAGACGGTGAGGAAGACGGAGTGGAAGAGCCCGAGAAGGTAAAGTAACAGTGATCAAATGAGTCGCACTGAATTTTCCCACATTTGGTAAATGGCTGTTGGACTCTAGtgaaatacatatataaatacctACGTGAACCCGAGGGTAGTTCAGGCCTCCTGTAAAATaagcaaacacaaaagcagTCATTCCCAGAGTGTGGAACCGTGAGAGGTCATCagaaaatgcataaataaaaaagttttagaTTTGCAAGTAAGCAATAAATTACCACAAAACGAATCACAGTTAATGAAGCAAATCCATTCAATTCCTCGTTCTTATTTTGTCTGACCTATATAACAGTTGTCCTTGTATTTGCTGACCGTCAGAATAACACCTGAACGCATCATTAGCGGGGGTATCACAGGTGAGGAAGAACTTTGTCATCTGCTGGGTCGAGCAAGATGGAGCAGAGGAAATATGACCATGTCAATTGCGTCGCTCTTTTTATATATGGTTGTTTTTGGATTTGGACTGCATACGTCCACGTtcataaaaaattattttatttagttgacCGGGCTTCATCCCCACAACACCACctcaaatgtaatgaaatggaTTAAAACATTGGGTGGAGGTTACAGGTGTAATGTAGGCAACATTTAACCAGTGGCATTAAAAGAATGGACTGTACAAACTGATCCTTAAGCTGTAGTGTCTCCATACAAATTCAATTAAGTTCAAATTTATATGTATATCGCCAagtcataatatacattatctcaaggcgcATAGGCATAGCCACGACCGGGTGGGGTTTATAATTATTTGATAATGAAATGATTATTTGATATTACCCTCTGTGTTCAACAGGTGCAGGTTGGCAATTTGAACCAGAAAACCATAGGTGAGGGGCTGTCCTTGCTGTGCCGAACAGGAAATGGACTTGGACATGCATTTGTCAAACTGGACTTAAAAGACAAGTAAGGAGACAAAGATACAAGTGCAAAATtgtgtatcaaaagcagcatagaaggacacagacacacacacacaataatttgtccaaattaaatatatatttaaaaaaaaaaaaaatttaattaaatgaatcctgcgcagtccacttctgcgcaggaggaaaataaaaacaaattaatgaatacattttctttagaaattaataaataacataaaataaattaaattaaattaaattaaaatattaaaaaaaatctgatgtaaACCCTGGTAAAAGTACTTAagtggccaaaatggccactaaagtaaAAATAGCAAGATTCATGTTGCGTTTTTTCAAATTGCACCtatagacttttttgtttgtctggtaatgatacatatatgtatttgtgAAGATCgatcaatgtgaacatgttcccggggtctcgggggggcCCGTTGTGGccttttgccacgcccattacCGAagtttggtaagaatttgagcatgttaaagcccaaaaaaaaagccaattcaGTTGCctgaaatattttaataatacaatTAATTATCCTACAATTTCAAGGTCTGTCTGTCAgagcctgtcagtgctcgggccctaataaatgTCCTTTCGCCTGTCGTTTCAATTTCATGTCATCATGTTTACGTCTTCTGATCTCTTACAATTGATCCACTTGTTCATGTGTTTCTCCTTAGACGACTGAATGACATTTCTGCAATTAGCAGCTACGTTCACGTTCGTTTTCTGGATTTGTCCAGTAACCACCTCACCGTTCTAACCCCTCTGGCATCTCTGATGGATCTGCTTTGGCTGAAGGCAAGAAGCTCTCGTCTTTGTTGGTTTAGACACTAACCTTTCTAGGCCTGTCACTATCGTTCACTATAAGTGATGGTAAATCCTGAATGCACCTCTTCTTCTGCAGGTTGACAATAATGCTTTGGCATGCTTGGAAGGAAATCCTTTCATTCAGTTAAAGTACCTGCAGTGGCTGAGTGTGGCTGCAAACCAGCTCACAGACCTAAGCGGCCTGGTTGGACCTGCTTTAGAGACCCTCAATCttacaggtttgtttttttaattgaagtGCTGTTTTAGGTGACATATTGGGTCACAATAAGATACTGTTACTGATTATTGGATCAGAAGGGGTTTTACTTATAGTTTTAGGTGTAACACTTTCTTTATTCCCCAGCAAGATATAAAATATCTATTCCCTAATGTGTATTATTGGAAGGGTTGCAACATGGCATATTGAAATCTCTTTGGCAGGTAACGCTATTAAGACAGTGAAGAGCCTTCAGATGGGCTGTTTTGGAAACCTGGTAACTCTAGAGCTGAGAGGAAATCTCCTTGAAACCACTGATGGCATTAACCTTCCAAACCTGCAACGATTATATCTGGTAATAATAACCCTACTATGACTTGGTTAATAGCCCTTGTATGCATGTAATAACCAGAAAACTAGTGCCTGCAACTATCCTTGGTACCTGTTCAGGCCCAAAATGCAATCAAACGTCTGGAGGGATTGGAGAAGTTAGAGCACCTCACCACCCTTCATCTGAGAGACAACCAACTGGAATCTCTGGATGGTCTCAGCCCCAACATGAAGTGTCTTCAATACCTGAATGTCAGGTATACATTTTATCAGCCTGATACAATGATATCACCAGTGTAACACCATTGACCAAGTGCATGCATTATTAATTCATAAACCACCAATTAAAGCGATTTGTCCCAGATTATATATCCcaatatttctttctctctctacttAGAGGCAATGCAATCTCAGATGAGAATACCCTACACTGTCTTAGGCTCGTGTCAAAAACACTGCGTACTCTGGTGCTTTCTGAGAACCCACTGGGGGAAACCACAGACTACCGAACAAGTCTGCTGATCCTTGTGCCTCAGCTGGAGAAAATTGACAAAGAACCTGTCTCCCCTGAGGAGAGGATTGAGGCCCAGGACAGAATCAAGGTAAAGctagaaaacatttaaacaataatttatttcatctttttccGTTTTGGTGTTTCTAATGGCATGTGTACCATTTCAGGAActtgaagaagaggaaataGCTGAACCTTAAGATTCGCAACAAAAGCCTAAATGGGATAGTCTTTGATGTCCTTGACAAGACCGGTTGATGGGTGACTGTGAAATCATTTGTAAATTATATAATGCATCTTTAATAAATGTGCACATTACAATTGCTTGTGTCTtcttttcattacattttgCCCTCAGTTCTGCAAGGTGCTGGGGAAAATGTATCAGCTGTTGGTCATTCATCTGTTGTGCCATTATGGTCTTTTCCTCAATTTAGTTTCCTGTTGAGTTTAGTTGTTCAAGTGAATTCCCTCTGAATATTCTAAGATAAATGTGAGTTACGATTAAAGTCAACCCAGGCTTTCTTTAAAGAACACTTCAAAGGTTTCATTAATCAAAGActtcattgacacattgattCCTTTGATGTCTTAGACTGTTGCAACCTCTTCAGGTTTATACGATCTGAAGAGAAACAAGTGTTTTGAACAGAACAGATTTATCCGTCTATACATCCTGATAGCACCCACTACTTTCAAGAAGAAGTACGACttttttacaactttaattcTCACATTTGAACTTGAAACttccaaaatgtgtttttgcaagataaaaaaaagagaggaatatGATGTAACTCAATGGTTGACTGTTTAAACAAGATTCTTGTCGTCACCACTTACTGTTTGTTGTTAAATTCGGTTTCAATGGTTGTAATTGTACTTTACCTTCCGGTTAATAGAAAACTATGCAGCGCTTAAGTTTTATTTCCCTTCAGTGTGGTAagaattatttaaatgaaaacttgACCCAACAGAAGGATGCAATGTCCAGTATGATCGACATAgcgctgaggatgaggagagaggagcaggccCATCAGCTGGTCCTAGCCTGGGCTGTGCTCAACGGCTCTGTGGCTGGGATGATGTACACTACAGTGTGAGTCCTGCATTTCTGCTGAAACACTCCAACATATTTAACTGCTGCACTGCAGATCCATGTAGCAGCTTTTATATTGTACATGGACCTCAGGGAGAAGTCGGACCAGAGCCTAGACTAAGTCTTGGCTGGTGGTTGAAGGAAATACCTCTGTGTTTACTTTTGAAAAAGAAACTACATACAGGATCACAGATAAACAAGGAACACTTTAGATGATCTGGGCCCTTTTGTCAATTAATTTACCAGATTTATCTCATATTTGATGACTCCGCGTTAAGTTTATTGAAGCTGAATCttgtatatatagatggaaaTAGATGGATATATATGAAAAGAGTATTATAAATCTTGAATATCTAAGTATGTATTTCACAATCTATGTAATAGAAGTATATTTAAGGTAATTCATTAAttatcattttaacatttgtttattcattttatagCAAATGTGTAATTATAATATTACAATATGTACATGAgttaatttcatttaatatgTTTTGTATAAACTATTGAAAGGATTAGAAATTTTAGTTGGTTAACATTCATCAAAGTCTTTTGTTGCAAACTAATATCAGTAATTGTTTGTAATGTAGCAATGATTTTGTACTGATTTAATTGTCCCTCCATCTCTCGTCTCTCAGTCTGATGATGgatgtgtgtctttctttttatctctcAGGCCGGGGAAATTGATAAGCCGATACTGTAACGTCACCTACTGGCCCGTTTGTTACATTGGTGAGGTCCCacaacactttaatttattataagGATGTTTGCTGTTGGTATAAAGTCATAAAATATCTTAGTATCAGTTGTAATAGCAGAAAAGCATGATTATCTAAAAGTGTACTCTCTTATACCATCAGACCTTAAATCTTAAACAGTAGAGTAGGTCTACTATCACATCCAAGGTTTTTTAAATCAGACACTGAAATTTAACTTGACACTTAAAGTCACCTGACTTAACTTTGTCACAGGAGACCCTCAATGATATGagtcttcttttttctcttttccttcgCAGAACTGGCGCTTGCCTTCCTCTTTAGCCTCAATGCTCTTTTTGATTTctggaaatatttcaaatacaCCATGGCTCCATCCACCATTGCTGTGTCCCCCTATCAGCATCGTCTCCTGGGCCTGATGAACACAAGCGAGGCTTCGTTCTTTTACCAACAGACATTTAATACCTCAGTCCTTTTGCTCAATTGCGATGCATGTACATTAATTACCATCAATGTTGTCTGGCTGTTTTGCAGGTATTCGGGCCTCTCTGCCACAGAAGCCAGAAAAAAAGGAGACCCCGGCTCCAGGCCAGCTGGGGCAGAGCGTACTGAGTTTCAGCCCCTCTCGACCAGCAACCACCAGCCCCATGTTCTCCCCCAGTTGTGTACCTGGGTACAGCCCTCCCCTCGGCAGTCCGTCCACCCCAAACAGCACAGGGGgactcttttcctcctctgtggcctTTGGAAAGGTACGTTCATCACAGCACTAATATAGAGTGTAGGATAATCTCAAGTACATTTCGATAACTCCATATTCTGTCATTTCTGTCTCAGGTGTGGAACTACAGCCCTTCCCCTGGTTACTCTCCCTACCCCAGCAACATTGGTCGAGCAGACGGCTCCAGCCTGAGGGCTCGATGTTACACTTCACCCGCAATGTTTAACTCCCCAGGAAGCAAGGAGAACTACATTGATGATCTGAAAAGTCTGGAGAGGTTCCTCCACCAAGAAGAGAAGAAGGCTCATCACAGCCAACTTGGTAGAGCTTTGTAGGAATTCAACTGCAGTAACTAAATGTCTTGTGTACCTAGAGTCACTGGAATATCTAAGCCTGACCAAAGAATTGCTTTTAAATATGAGTTACTAATAACCACCAGTTATTTTCTCCAAATGTGATTTTATATCATAAGAAATGGAACCTTTCAACTAAAGTGTTTAACATATGCCCTGTGTAGAATGTCCAGAGTTTGTGGCTCCATACCACAGTCCAACATTTTGGAACAACAACTGCTCTGCGGGGGCTAATGCTCACAGTCTGAGGAAATTCCTGTACCAGTCAGCCAGCCGCTCTCAGGCCCCGTCCGACCACAAGGATGGGACAGACCTGGGTACCAAAAAGGCTATAGAGAAGGTCTGTACTATCATCGTATGGGAACCTGTGTGATATCTTAAtaacaaaaatgttgttttgtgtcttagTCTGTTGGTGACAGAGTGGTATGTATGTTTAGCATGAATTTACATCTTTGTCCCTTCCTGTTACGTAGGTATGGGCCAGACTCCCAACCAGTCGCCTGGTAGAGAACCGCTTCAACAGCTGGACAACCAAGCTTAGGACTGTGAGtttcacacacatatatacagatTATGGTCACtttcaaaacacacagaaatattgCATGATTTCTATTTGTGTTAagaattatttgtttgttttgcagtggATAAATGACACAATCCTGGTCCCTCTGGTGAAGGAAATAGACCCGGTGAACAGTAAGCTCAGGAGGATGGGCTGCCCTGCGCTCCAGATAGGAAGTAAAACATCTGCAGAAAACATGGATCGATGCAAATACATAAATGATAAACTGCTTTTTCCTTCATTCAGGAAGTTTGGTTTATACGGTCAATCAGTGTGAAACCATGTAATAATTCAGAAATCGAATTTACTCAATGTGACAAATTGATATGCATTTGATTTTCTTCTAATGAGAAAGAGCGCATGGATATCTAAATGAACATGCAAAGTTTATTTAGAAAACTACTACACacttaaaattgtatttattttggagTCTCACTAGTTTCGCTCCCTTCCTCTACCAGAGGCCACTATAAGCGATCTGAAAATGGCAGCGGTGATGAAAGCCTCATCCATCCCCAACATGAACACTATTGTCCAGTACCTGGACATCACATGCAACCAGGAATATCTCGTGGAACGGATAAAAGGTAAGTTTAACTATAAAGTTCGTTGATGTGCCTTAAGTCCCTTTGAATTAAATGTCAGGTCAAATGTCAAGTGTGcaattgtgcatgtgtgttacatTTATTTCTCATGTACAGTGAAAGCGGCAAGCACTTGCTCATCATCATTTGCTTTTTGTTATTCAGGCCCAGATGTTATTGGATATTGGCGAGTAAATGTTTTATGTGAGgtttatgtttgtttctgtgttagtTCATGAATTAAAGAGATTgatgtgtgtggatgtatgtAAATCGGGTCTGTCCTGTTAGAGCTGGCTCACAACGGCTGCATGAGCGCCTTCCGTTGGAACCGGGGTGGAGATCGGAGGAACAAGAAGTGGGACATACACCTCCCCACTGACAGTgctgtgagtacacacacacattttcagatgTAATACATTTCTAAGTAAATGTTGTCACTTCACAGGATCAGctaaggtttatttttcttattacttAATCTACTTATCCTTTTCTTGATAAATTGGTTGTTTGGCCTCTGAAATGTTAATATTATTCAAATTGAAAGTTTCCAGAGACCAAGGTGATTTCTTTAGATGCCTTGTTTTTTCTGACCTTGTGTGAAAACTCGAACTTACTCAGTTTACCATCATGATAtcctaataaaaaaaaaaaaaatcatctaaTAACTGAAACCAGAAAttgcttttaaaacatttttttcttaaatattttttgggaCTAATCAATAAGCAAATATGTTGATTAATTTTATGCTGATTAACTAATCAATGAATTCATCTTAAGGATAGAGGTCTCAGTATCTCTATTGTATGAACAGGATGAGGCCTGGTTGAGTTGATCCCTTTTGGCTGATgtctgatgttttttcttttcaagatTCAGGAATATAAAATTGAATTATTTACTTATAGCTATTAATTTCACTTGAAAGTGTGAAAAATCCAAAAGTTATATTTTTTCATGTCCACAGAAGGACATAACtgggggtaaaaaaaaacaaaaaaacaaatatgaaaaataaaacaggctCTGGAGGTTTGGATTAGAcaacaaaatatacaacaaCAATTACACTATGAAAGTCGCTGTGACCTTCATTGACCCAATGACTGTGGGGTCTCTGCACCAGTTGTTACATCTACAGTCTGGGCGGCTCCCTTGTAAAGAACCATATATTGATACATAAATGCCTAATATTTAGCCCCTATAGTCAGgtcactgtgtttgtctgttccCTCAGATCCTCATGCACATGTTATGCACCTACTTGGACCGCAGACTACCCCCTGATCCAAAGTATCCAGACGGGAAGACGTTCACTTCACAGCACTTCACCCACTACCAAGACAAACCTGGTgaatacacataaaaaaacaagaaggaagGACAATCAAAGACATCTGATTTCCTGTTTATGCTTCTTGTCTTTAATTGCATCTACTTGCTTTTCTTTATGTTATACTTCACCTACTGGCAGAGTTTCAGTTTTTGTGCCCATTTTTATTTGCCTCTTTGTAGAtggaaccaaagagaaccaatTCTGCATCCACCAAAGCAGCACCACTCCTCCTCACTACCAGCTCATCTACCAGGGACACATCTACAGTCTACCCGAGgtaagaaacaaacactcaagcggttttcagacatgaactctgtcTTTCTCACACATAGTCAGGGGTCAGACACGGTCACAACacctggaaaatgtctggaacaagGAAGCAGGACATGTTAAAATTCCACTGCTTACATGTCAGAAAGGACCTTCTGTGTTCTCACTCTGACTGGTTTTTTTTCAGTCTCTTAGAAAACGTTTTTGTTATGCCTTTACCTTGGTCTGTCTCACAGTTGTCTTAGTTTGAGATTTGCGTTCAGACGCGTGTGATTTTATGACTTTTGGCTAAAgaacaaactgaactgaaaccCACACTGAAacaatgtgtgtttactgtCTAGATTGTTTGCCTCTTCATTACAAGACAAGTTATCAACTATATGCACTGTGTAACTGCTGTAAATCTTAGAACAGACATGTCAGTCATAAACAGTAGAGGGTGTGTTGCTCTGCAGAAAAATCTGAACCCACCTTGATTTCTATCATAGGGCCGGAACAACCTGTTCTATACAATTCTCATGTTTCTCTACATCATCAAGACCAAGGAGTCAGGGATGCTGGGGTGAGTAATTCTTCTGCAGAAATCCTATAAATAGCCAGCTTGCCAAAAAGTTGggaaattatttaatattgatttgttttcaccAAAGCAGATTGGCTTTTTGTTTGAAAGTATTGGTTTGAATTTGCTTGGCTTCTGAATGATGGATAATTAAACTACCTTTCATATTTTCTTCAGGCGGGTAAATCTTGGCCTCTCTGGTGTGAACATCATGTGGATATTTGAAGACTGATGCATTGTATTATACAAGCATCAAAAGAAAAATGCCACTGGGTGTTATTATTTCTTCTCTGCTCCGCTACACTGGTTGGAATATCCACCTTAATGTAAGGACAGCGCTGTAAGGGACACATAGGGGTTCTTAAAAGCGCTTCTCTTTGACAATGAATGCATATTTGTGAACAGTTTCACAATTTATATGTACACGTTGCTAGCATGACGTagtttcattgattttttttttttatgatacaATCCATAGTTGcatttttaacattgttttgttttcagattttttatttatttaagaatgCATCAGCATTGGACCCTTGTCAAAATATACCTCATAACAGGTGGATTACAAAGGGTTAAGGCTTGAATGTAAATACAGTGAGTTTGGACTTAGTTCTTCAGCATCAGTCAAATTTTGCAGCTAGTATGCAgccttttcttg
This genomic window contains:
- the LOC133956780 gene encoding leucine-rich repeat-containing protein 23-like yields the protein MSDVDEDTVMSEVDGEEDGVEEPEKVQVGNLNQKTIGEGLSLLCRTGNGLGHAFVKLDLKDKRLNDISAISSYVHVRFLDLSSNHLTVLTPLASLMDLLWLKVDNNALACLEGNPFIQLKYLQWLSVAANQLTDLSGLVGPALETLNLTGNAIKTVKSLQMGCFGNLVTLELRGNLLETTDGINLPNLQRLYLAQNAIKRLEGLEKLEHLTTLHLRDNQLESLDGLSPNMKCLQYLNVRGNAISDENTLHCLRLVSKTLRTLVLSENPLGETTDYRTSLLILVPQLEKIDKEPVSPEERIEAQDRIKELEEEEIAEP
- the LOC133957088 gene encoding transmembrane protein 209-like: MQRLSFISLQCGKNYLNENLTQQKDAMSSMIDIALRMRREEQAHQLVLAWAVLNGSVAGMMYTTVPGKLISRYCNVTYWPVCYIELALAFLFSLNALFDFWKYFKYTMAPSTIAVSPYQHRLLGLMNTSIRASLPQKPEKKETPAPGQLGQSVLSFSPSRPATTSPMFSPSCVPGYSPPLGSPSTPNSTGGLFSSSVAFGKVWNYSPSPGYSPYPSNIGRADGSSLRARCYTSPAMFNSPGSKENYIDDLKSLERFLHQEEKKAHHSQLECPEFVAPYHSPTFWNNNCSAGANAHSLRKFLYQSASRSQAPSDHKDGTDLGTKKAIEKVWARLPTSRLVENRFNSWTTKLRTWINDTILVPLVKEIDPVNSKLRRMGCPALQIGKATISDLKMAAVMKASSIPNMNTIVQYLDITCNQEYLVERIKELAHNGCMSAFRWNRGGDRRNKKWDIHLPTDSAILMHMLCTYLDRRLPPDPKYPDGKTFTSQHFTHYQDKPDGTKENQFCIHQSSTTPPHYQLIYQGHIYSLPEGRNNLFYTILMFLYIIKTKESGMLGRVNLGLSGVNIMWIFED